From a single Miscanthus floridulus cultivar M001 chromosome 8, ASM1932011v1, whole genome shotgun sequence genomic region:
- the LOC136475393 gene encoding malate synthase, glyoxysomal-like, whose amino-acid sequence QYDLEFASILTRDALAFVAGLQREFRGAVRYAMEQRREAQRRYDAGELPLFDLATRLVRDGDWPCAPVSSAVADRTVEMTGPAEPRKMVIDALNSSAKVFMADFEDALLPTWENLMHGQVNLWNAVAGTISFRDAARGREYKLNDRTAKLFVRPRGWHLPEAHILIDGEPAIGCLVDFGPFFYLPKMEHSREVRIWNGVFQGAEKVAGIEQGSIRATVLVEMVPAVFQMNEILHELREHSAGLNCGRWDYIFSYIREEDLIQPRRGSTVQGEQALGPRRPDAVTADTGRNRVLHDFWRACFLDFTVAL is encoded by the exons CAATACGACCTGGAGTTCGCGTCCATCCTCACCCGCGACGCGCTGGCCTTCGTGGCCGGCCTACAGCGCGAGTTCCGCGGCGCCGTCCGCTACGCCATGGAGCAGCGGCGGGAGGCCCAGCGACGGTACGACGCTGGCGAGCTGCCGCTGTTCGACCTAGCCACGAGGCTCGTGCGCGACGGGGACTGGCCGTGCGCGCCCGTGTCGTCGGCCGTGGCCGACCGCACCGTGGAGATGACGGGCCCCGCCGAGCCGCGGAAGATGGTCATCGACGCGCTCAACTCCAGCGCCAAGGTCTTCATG GCTGACTTTGAGGACGCGCTGTTGCCGACGTGGGAGAACCTAATGCACGGGCAGGTCAACCTGTGGAACGCCGTGGCTGGGACCATCAGCTTCCGCGACGCGGCGCGCGGGCGGGAGTACAAGCTCAACGACCGAACCGCCAAGCTCTTCGTCCGCCCCCGCGGTTGGCACCTCCCCGAGGCGCACATCCTCATCGACGGCGAGCCGGCCATCGGCTGCCTCGTCGACTTCGGCCCATTCTTTTACCTGCCCAAGATGGAGCACTCTAG GGAAGTGAGGATTTGGAACGGGGTGTTCCAGGGAGCCGAGAAAGTTGCTGGGATCGAGCAGGGGAGCATCCGGGCGACGGTGCTGGTGGAGATGGTGCCGGCGGTCTTCCAGATGAACGAGATCCTGCACGAGCTACGCGAACACTCGGCGGGGCTCAACTGTGGCCGCTGGGACTACATCTTCAGCTACATCAGAGAGGAGGACCTCATCCAGCCGCGGCGAGGTAGCACGGTGCAGGGCGAGCAGGCGCTCGGCCCTCGACGACCGGACGCGGTGACCGCGGACACCGGCCGAAACAGAGTGCTGCACGATTTTTGGCGTGCGTGTTTCTTAGATTTCACTGTGGCACTCTAG